Proteins co-encoded in one Armatimonadota bacterium genomic window:
- a CDS encoding amidohydrolase, with amino-acid sequence MIAETDVTVFLGGRVHADAGPRPVADGLAVACGRVLAVGAADDLCDAFPRARRVDLGGRPVFPGLVDAHVHLVAYGLGLLHVDLRGTRSIAEAARRLAEAAARRPQDAWVLGRGWDKNTWVDDRFPTRADLDAVLPDRPAACTSKDGHLLWVNTAALRLAGITRATPDPPGGAIGRGPDGEPDGLLKEEARALVRHAIPAPSAAMREEAVRAATAEFHRLGLTGVHAFTGGGDEGAEQFAALQALWARGELTLRTVATLPDHLLDAAAAVGLRAGFGDAMLRLGPVKIFADGTLGAQTAWMLEPFDGQPQNTGIAVRTPEEIDGLVRRAVAAGLATAIHAIGDRANRTVLDVLERYAAASARAGLCHRIEHVQLLHRDDLPRLGRLGVVASMQPVHATADRDVAERYWGRRARWAYAWQSLRQTGAVLAFGSDAPVETPDPWRGLYAAVTRRREDEPQAPAWYPDECLTLEQALQAYTQGPAYAARAEQEWGRLAPGYVADFIVLDRDPYAGQPEGLLQVQVLATVVDGRVRYAAGPLAGLAAAPGVGAGTPG; translated from the coding sequence GTGATCGCCGAGACCGACGTCACGGTGTTCCTCGGCGGCCGCGTGCACGCCGACGCAGGCCCGCGGCCGGTCGCAGACGGACTCGCCGTGGCCTGCGGGCGGGTGCTCGCCGTCGGCGCTGCCGACGACCTGTGCGATGCGTTTCCCCGGGCCCGTCGCGTGGACCTGGGCGGGCGGCCGGTGTTCCCCGGGCTTGTCGACGCCCACGTGCACCTCGTCGCCTACGGCCTGGGGCTGCTGCACGTCGACCTGCGCGGGACACGCTCCATCGCCGAGGCGGCCCGGCGCCTGGCCGAAGCTGCCGCCCGCCGGCCGCAGGACGCCTGGGTGCTGGGGCGGGGGTGGGACAAGAACACCTGGGTCGACGACCGCTTCCCCACACGCGCCGACCTCGACGCGGTGTTGCCGGACCGACCGGCGGCGTGCACGAGCAAAGATGGGCACCTGCTCTGGGTGAACACGGCGGCCCTCCGCCTGGCGGGCATCACCCGTGCGACGCCCGACCCGCCCGGCGGCGCCATCGGCCGTGGGCCCGACGGCGAACCCGACGGACTGTTGAAGGAAGAGGCCAGGGCGCTCGTGCGGCACGCGATCCCCGCGCCCTCGGCTGCCATGCGCGAGGAGGCGGTCCGGGCGGCGACGGCCGAGTTCCACCGGTTGGGACTCACGGGCGTACACGCCTTCACCGGGGGCGGCGACGAGGGGGCCGAGCAGTTCGCGGCGCTGCAGGCGCTGTGGGCACGTGGCGAGCTGACCCTGCGCACCGTGGCGACGCTCCCCGACCACCTGCTGGACGCTGCGGCGGCGGTGGGGCTGCGCGCCGGGTTTGGCGACGCGATGCTGCGCCTGGGGCCGGTGAAGATCTTCGCCGACGGCACGCTGGGCGCGCAGACCGCGTGGATGCTGGAGCCGTTCGACGGGCAGCCGCAGAACACGGGCATCGCCGTGCGCACGCCCGAGGAGATCGACGGGCTCGTACGGCGCGCGGTCGCCGCGGGGCTGGCCACGGCGATCCACGCCATTGGTGACCGCGCCAACCGGACGGTGCTGGACGTGCTGGAACGGTACGCGGCGGCCTCCGCGCGCGCGGGGCTATGCCACCGCATCGAGCACGTGCAGCTGCTCCACCGCGACGACCTGCCACGCCTGGGCCGCCTGGGAGTGGTGGCGTCGATGCAGCCCGTCCATGCCACGGCCGACCGCGACGTCGCCGAGCGGTACTGGGGGCGCCGCGCGCGCTGGGCCTACGCCTGGCAGTCGCTGCGCCAGACCGGCGCGGTGCTGGCCTTCGGCTCGGACGCGCCCGTCGAGACGCCCGACCCCTGGCGCGGCCTCTACGCGGCGGTGACGCGCCGGCGGGAGGACGAGCCGCAGGCGCCGGCGTGGTACCCCGACGAATGCCTGACGCTGGAGCAGGCGCTACAGGCCTACACCCAGGGTCCGGCGTACGCCGCGCGTGCCGAGCAGGAGTGGGGGCGGCTCGCGCCAGGCTACGTGGCCGACTTCATCGTGCTGGACCGCGATCCGTACGCGGGCCAGCCCGAAGGCCTCCTCCAGGTGCAGGTGCTGGCTACCGTGGTGGACGGCCGGGTCCGTTACGCCGCGGGACCGCTGGCGGGGTTGGCGGCGGCGCCGGGCGTGGGCGCGGGGACACCGGGCTGA